In a genomic window of Flavobacterium sp. KACC 22761:
- a CDS encoding DNA/RNA non-specific endonuclease, whose product MKKYIVLGLIGLGLFSCKKENNAKEEMTQEKQTSFVSTNYTSDSLYTIAYLPTSTTGQIVKHTYYTLSYNEKYEQAEWLAYELKKEYLKNGDYKRPYFIEDPKVTTGSADWRNYKNSGYDKGHLCPAGDMEFNKDAYNDTFYTSNISPQKHDFNSGIWNRIEQKTRYFAQKYNDIYIVTGGILKDSDKKIGTENVAVPKYFYKIVLAKSGKEHKAIAFLVPNEDSDKSIYDFVVPIETLEKMTGIDFFPNLKNLKSSKDF is encoded by the coding sequence ATGAAGAAGTATATCGTTTTGGGATTGATTGGTTTAGGATTATTTTCTTGTAAAAAAGAAAACAATGCAAAGGAAGAAATGACACAAGAAAAGCAGACTTCGTTTGTTTCTACAAATTATACTTCAGATTCCTTGTATACGATTGCATATCTGCCAACTTCTACCACTGGGCAAATTGTAAAACATACTTATTATACACTTTCTTACAATGAAAAATATGAGCAAGCTGAATGGCTTGCTTACGAATTAAAAAAGGAGTATTTAAAAAACGGAGATTATAAACGTCCTTATTTTATTGAAGATCCCAAAGTGACGACGGGCTCTGCAGATTGGAGAAATTATAAAAATTCAGGTTATGACAAAGGTCATCTTTGTCCTGCCGGTGATATGGAGTTTAATAAAGACGCCTATAATGATACTTTTTATACGTCGAATATTTCGCCTCAAAAACACGATTTTAACAGCGGAATTTGGAATAGAATTGAACAGAAAACGCGTTATTTTGCTCAAAAATACAATGATATTTATATCGTGACGGGCGGAATTTTGAAAGATTCAGATAAAAAAATAGGGACAGAAAATGTTGCTGTCCCTAAATATTTTTATAAAATTGTTTTGGCTAAATCTGGAAAAGAACACAAAGCAATTGCTTTTTTGGTTCCAAATGAAGACAGTGACAAATCTATTTATGATTTTGTAGTTCCAATTGAAACCTTGGAAAAAATGACCGGAATCGATTTCTTTCCGAATTTGAAAAACTTAAAAAGCAGTAAGGATTTTTAA
- the rpe gene encoding ribulose-phosphate 3-epimerase → MKNTLIAPSVLAADFANLQRDVEMINNSQADWFHIDIMDGVFVPNISFGMPVLEAISKHAKKTIDVHLMIIDPDRYIKTFADLGANILTVHYEACTHLHRTLQAIKAEGMKAGVAINPHTNIDLLEDVINDIDLVLVMSVNPGFGGQSFIENTYAKVEKLKALITRKNASTLIEIDGGVTSKNAKQLVEAGADVLVAGSFVFKAENPTHTIAELKILTAF, encoded by the coding sequence ATGAAAAATACACTTATTGCTCCTTCTGTTCTTGCTGCTGATTTTGCCAATTTACAGCGCGATGTCGAAATGATTAATAACAGTCAAGCCGATTGGTTTCATATCGATATCATGGACGGAGTTTTTGTTCCGAATATTTCTTTTGGAATGCCCGTTTTAGAAGCCATTTCAAAACATGCAAAAAAAACAATTGATGTGCATTTAATGATTATTGATCCGGATCGCTACATTAAAACTTTTGCCGATTTAGGAGCAAATATCTTAACTGTACATTATGAAGCTTGCACACACTTGCACAGAACACTTCAAGCCATTAAGGCAGAGGGAATGAAAGCTGGAGTTGCAATAAATCCACATACTAACATAGACTTATTAGAAGATGTAATAAACGATATTGACTTAGTTTTAGTTATGAGTGTTAACCCTGGCTTTGGTGGACAATCGTTTATTGAAAATACATATGCGAAAGTCGAAAAACTAAAAGCTTTGATTACACGCAAAAACGCTTCAACATTAATCGAAATTGATGGCGGTGTAACAAGCAAAAACGCAAAACAATTAGTAGAAGCTGGCGCAGATGTTTTAGTAGCTGGAAGCTTTGTTTTTAAAGCTGAAAACCCAACTCATACCATTGCCGAATTAAAAATCCTTACTGCTTTTTAA
- a CDS encoding RNA polymerase sigma factor RpoD/SigA → MRQLKITKQVTNRETASLDKYLQEIGKVDLITADEEVELAQRIKAGDQRALEKLTKANLRFVVSVAKQYQNQGLTLPDLINEGNLGLIKAAQRFDETRGFKFISYAVWWIRQSILQALAEQSRIVRLPLNKIGSINKINKMYALLEQSNERPPSAEEIAKELDMTVNDVKESMKNSGRHLSMDAPLVEGEDSNLYDVLRSGESPNPDRELIHESLRTEIERSLETLTPREADVVRLYFGLGDQHPMTLEEIGETFDLTRERVRQIKEKAIRRLKHTSRSKILKTYLG, encoded by the coding sequence ATGAGACAACTTAAAATCACCAAGCAGGTAACCAATCGTGAAACTGCATCGTTAGATAAATATCTACAAGAAATCGGAAAAGTTGACCTAATTACCGCAGATGAAGAGGTAGAATTAGCACAAAGAATTAAAGCGGGTGATCAAAGAGCATTAGAAAAATTAACAAAAGCCAACCTACGTTTCGTTGTATCGGTGGCTAAACAATATCAAAATCAAGGATTAACTCTTCCTGACTTAATTAACGAAGGAAACTTAGGGCTTATCAAAGCGGCACAACGTTTTGATGAAACTCGTGGTTTCAAATTTATCTCGTATGCCGTTTGGTGGATTCGTCAATCGATTCTTCAGGCATTGGCAGAACAATCTCGTATCGTTCGTTTACCTTTGAACAAAATTGGTTCTATCAATAAAATCAACAAAATGTATGCGTTATTAGAGCAATCTAATGAGCGTCCGCCTTCTGCTGAGGAAATTGCAAAAGAACTTGACATGACTGTAAATGACGTAAAAGAGTCTATGAAAAACTCTGGACGTCACTTATCTATGGATGCACCTCTTGTGGAAGGTGAAGATTCTAACCTTTATGACGTATTACGTTCTGGTGAATCTCCAAACCCAGACAGAGAATTAATTCACGAATCTCTTCGTACTGAAATCGAGCGTTCATTAGAAACATTGACTCCAAGAGAGGCTGATGTAGTTCGTTTGTATTTTGGTCTTGGCGATCAACACCCAATGACTCTTGAAGAAATTGGAGAAACTTTCGACTTAACTCGTGAGCGTGTTCGTCAAATTAAAGAAAAAGCAATCCGTAGATTGAAACATACTTCTAGAAGTAAAATCCTTAAAACATACTTAGGATAA
- a CDS encoding DUF4249 domain-containing protein, translating to MKKIFLVRFLITTLFLSVLGCTTPYDYQSSSAYEDVIVIEATITNQNKTQEVKVTRAYKLDEKMPTFEANATVFVTDNLGNKYEFKQNAEKYTSVNPFQAAPNRQYQLHVRTKDGRDYVSSTEKLPQQTEIESLEAKAKTKNNQLGIEITVNSTDPTNSSHYYRYEYDETYKVVAPKWYPQKAVPVFFAAGSYPPGKVVFEDRTYEARICYLSQSSNELILTSTSDLSEDKVINFPVRFIASTDPIIRNRYSILVKQYVQSLPAHTFFATLKEISNIGSILSQTQPGFFYGNIQSVANPKEKVIGYFDVSSYSEKRLFFNFTDLLNGQPFPNYQYDCPAPIPEISKGEYQFKYCFNQDPLLECQGEVILNLLASGIKVFYPTESPTNYILYPVQCGDCTSFSSNIKPPFWID from the coding sequence ATGAAAAAAATCTTTTTAGTTAGATTTCTAATAACAACTTTGTTTTTATCGGTATTGGGATGTACAACGCCGTATGATTACCAATCGAGCAGCGCTTATGAAGATGTTATTGTAATTGAAGCAACGATCACAAATCAAAATAAAACTCAGGAAGTAAAAGTGACCAGAGCCTATAAGCTTGACGAAAAAATGCCAACTTTTGAAGCGAATGCTACTGTTTTTGTTACCGATAATTTGGGCAATAAATATGAGTTCAAACAAAATGCTGAAAAGTATACCTCTGTTAATCCGTTTCAAGCGGCTCCAAACAGACAATATCAATTGCATGTTCGCACTAAAGATGGAAGAGATTATGTTTCAAGCACTGAAAAATTACCGCAACAAACTGAGATTGAAAGCTTAGAAGCGAAAGCCAAAACAAAAAACAATCAGCTTGGCATTGAAATCACCGTAAACAGCACTGATCCTACAAATAGCTCGCATTACTACAGATATGAATATGACGAAACTTATAAGGTTGTAGCTCCAAAATGGTATCCTCAAAAAGCTGTTCCTGTATTTTTTGCTGCAGGATCTTATCCTCCAGGAAAAGTGGTTTTTGAGGACAGAACATACGAAGCAAGAATTTGCTACTTAAGTCAAAGTTCAAACGAACTGATTTTAACCAGTACAAGCGATTTATCTGAAGACAAAGTAATCAACTTCCCTGTTCGATTTATTGCCAGTACCGATCCTATTATAAGAAACAGATATAGCATATTGGTCAAACAATATGTTCAAAGTCTTCCTGCGCATACTTTTTTCGCCACATTAAAAGAGATTTCTAATATAGGAAGCATTTTATCTCAAACGCAGCCAGGATTTTTTTATGGCAACATTCAATCCGTTGCCAACCCAAAGGAAAAAGTTATTGGTTATTTTGATGTGTCATCCTATTCTGAGAAAAGGCTTTTTTTCAATTTCACTGATTTATTGAATGGTCAGCCATTCCCAAACTATCAATATGACTGCCCTGCTCCAATTCCTGAGATTTCTAAAGGAGAATATCAATTCAAATACTGCTTTAATCAAGATCCTTTGTTAGAATGTCAAGGTGAAGTAATATTAAATTTATTGGCTAGTGGCATAAAAGTCTTTTATCCTACAGAATCACCTACTAACTATATTTTGTATCCAGTACAATGCGGCGACTGCACTTCATTTTCATCAAACATAAAACCACCATTTTGGATAGATTAA
- a CDS encoding carboxypeptidase-like regulatory domain-containing protein, with product MRIFTILLLFFGFNQLLHSQGEKKTINLTFSNINRIAVLEKIEASTSYKFYFQDNWFDKNVLISGDYQNKTIDEVLSKVLQDTELNFYINKNKIILTKNSIIYDKFQNNKKDANAPIFFQQYDSVKKDKSGTTAPIALIGKEAVDSEVDLYTLSGHITDLKDGKPLADINVKVKNTAIISTTNAEGFYSFKLPTGLSTIEVESLFYNSTSRKIMIYSNGTLDFSVIEKINQLDEVLVKGKDNQNIRTAITGVTTIEAEGVKTIPLVLGERDVLKVALTIPGIKTAGEGSSGFNVRGGKEDQNLVLLDNATIYNPMHLFGFFSSINPYTINKVDIYKGGIPSEFGGRLSSVFDIVSKNGNTEKISGEGGIGPVTSNLTLSVPVVKDKASLLVGGRATYSDWILKTLDDERLKNSHASFYDLFAKYNHKINKNNSVEGTGYYSKDSYTLTPDSLFKYSNRLVSLKWKHAFNEKNNSEFNVTNSEYKYSIKYESINPESFLLKYKINESQAVLKFVSELNAKHRLTYGISSKLYKVNPGELSPYGESSIVTPVTVENEKGLESAAFLSDKFQISEKILLDVGARYSYYMALGPSTQNIYQEGVPKSPATVIEQKTYGNNEVISRNGGFEPRVGLRYIFNESLFVKAGFDKNYQYIHLLTNNTTQAPTDTWKLSDLNVKPESGLQYSLGIFKKLEYNDLELSLEGYYKTSKNILDYKVGSQLLLNQNLETELLQGDGKAYGIEFLLRKSIGRLNGWIGYTYSRSFIKLDSQFNDEKVNNGEYFPSNFDKPHDVSIVMNYKFTHRYSFSSNFVYQTGRPITYPIGKYYYSGAEYTLYTDRNKFRIPDYYRLDIGLNIEGNHKIKKLAHSFWNISIYNVLGRNNPYSVFFVTKDGQVKAYQTSIFAVPVPTITYNFKF from the coding sequence ATGAGAATATTTACTATCCTTTTATTATTTTTCGGTTTTAATCAGTTACTGCATTCACAAGGCGAAAAAAAGACAATAAACCTTACCTTCAGCAATATTAACAGAATTGCTGTTCTAGAAAAAATTGAAGCTTCAACTTCATATAAGTTTTATTTTCAAGACAATTGGTTTGACAAAAACGTATTGATTTCTGGTGATTACCAAAACAAAACAATTGATGAAGTTTTGTCAAAAGTTTTACAAGATACAGAGCTTAATTTTTACATCAACAAGAATAAAATTATCTTGACAAAAAACAGCATCATTTATGATAAGTTTCAAAACAATAAAAAAGATGCCAATGCTCCAATTTTTTTCCAGCAATACGATTCGGTTAAAAAAGATAAATCTGGAACAACTGCTCCAATTGCATTAATTGGAAAAGAAGCCGTTGATTCAGAAGTTGATTTGTATACTTTATCTGGTCATATTACAGATCTGAAAGACGGCAAGCCATTGGCCGATATTAATGTTAAAGTAAAAAACACCGCTATAATTTCGACCACCAATGCCGAAGGTTTTTATAGTTTTAAACTTCCAACAGGACTAAGCACAATTGAAGTCGAATCTTTATTTTACAACAGTACTTCCAGAAAAATAATGATTTACAGCAATGGTACATTAGACTTTTCTGTGATTGAAAAAATCAATCAGCTGGATGAAGTTTTAGTAAAAGGAAAAGACAATCAAAACATTAGAACCGCCATAACCGGAGTTACAACAATTGAAGCGGAGGGCGTAAAAACTATTCCTTTAGTTCTTGGAGAGCGAGACGTCTTAAAAGTCGCTTTAACAATTCCTGGGATCAAAACGGCAGGCGAAGGATCTTCTGGATTCAATGTCAGAGGCGGAAAAGAGGATCAAAATTTAGTATTGTTGGACAATGCTACGATTTACAACCCTATGCACCTTTTTGGTTTTTTCTCTTCCATAAATCCATATACAATCAACAAAGTTGATATTTACAAAGGAGGAATTCCATCTGAATTTGGAGGACGTTTATCTTCGGTTTTTGATATCGTTTCTAAAAATGGAAATACCGAAAAAATTTCTGGCGAAGGAGGAATTGGACCCGTAACCAGCAATCTTACTCTTTCTGTGCCTGTTGTAAAAGACAAAGCAAGCTTGTTAGTTGGCGGACGCGCTACTTATTCTGATTGGATCTTAAAAACCTTAGATGACGAAAGATTAAAAAACAGCCATGCTTCTTTTTATGACTTATTTGCCAAATACAATCACAAAATCAACAAAAACAATTCGGTTGAAGGAACAGGCTATTACAGCAAGGATTCTTATACTTTGACTCCAGACTCCTTATTTAAATACAGCAACAGATTAGTTTCATTGAAATGGAAACATGCCTTCAACGAAAAAAACAACAGTGAATTCAATGTTACAAATAGCGAATACAAATACAGCATTAAATATGAATCTATTAATCCTGAGTCTTTTCTTTTAAAATATAAAATAAACGAAAGTCAGGCCGTTTTAAAATTTGTCAGCGAGCTTAATGCTAAACACAGATTGACTTACGGAATTTCAAGCAAACTTTACAAAGTAAATCCCGGAGAATTGTCTCCATACGGAGAAAGCTCAATAGTCACGCCAGTTACTGTTGAAAATGAAAAAGGATTGGAATCAGCTGCTTTCTTGTCTGATAAATTTCAAATTTCAGAAAAAATATTATTAGATGTCGGAGCCCGATATTCTTATTATATGGCTCTTGGTCCATCGACACAAAATATTTATCAAGAAGGCGTGCCTAAATCGCCTGCGACCGTGATTGAACAAAAAACGTATGGCAATAACGAAGTAATCTCCAGAAATGGTGGTTTTGAGCCGAGAGTCGGTTTGCGTTATATTTTTAACGAAAGTCTTTTTGTAAAAGCAGGTTTCGACAAAAATTACCAATATATCCATTTGCTTACCAACAACACCACTCAAGCGCCAACTGATACATGGAAATTGTCTGATTTGAATGTGAAGCCAGAAAGTGGTTTGCAATACTCTTTAGGCATATTCAAAAAACTAGAATACAACGATCTGGAATTAAGTCTTGAAGGATATTACAAAACCTCAAAAAACATTTTAGATTATAAAGTAGGATCGCAACTTCTTTTAAATCAAAACTTGGAAACAGAATTGCTTCAAGGTGATGGAAAAGCGTATGGAATCGAATTTTTATTGAGAAAATCAATCGGAAGACTTAATGGATGGATTGGATATACGTATTCGAGATCATTCATCAAACTAGACAGTCAGTTTAACGATGAAAAGGTTAACAACGGTGAATATTTCCCAAGCAATTTTGACAAACCACACGATGTCAGCATTGTAATGAATTACAAGTTTACACATCGTTACAGTTTTTCTTCTAATTTTGTGTATCAAACAGGAAGACCAATCACTTATCCTATTGGAAAGTATTATTACAGTGGTGCCGAATACACCTTATATACCGACAGAAACAAATTCAGAATACCTGATTATTACCGTTTAGATATTGGATTAAATATCGAAGGAAACCATAAGATTAAGAAATTAGCGCATAGTTTCTGGAATATTTCAATTTATAATGTGTTAGGAAGAAATAATCCATATTCAGTCTTTTTTGTAACCAAAGATGGCCAAGTAAAAGCTTATCAAACCTCAATTTTTGCGGTTCCAGTACCAACCATTACTTATAATTTTAAATTTTAA
- a CDS encoding DUF4249 domain-containing protein — protein sequence MRFQTLYTKHLYQKIFLLFFCITISSCTEQYIFQSNTFEDILVVQARITNELKKQEIKISRSFRLGETTPTMEAGANVYISEDGNKTYEFEFEEYSGLYVSKEPFQALPEKSYQLHITTKDGKSYSSATQTLTAISDVQVEPKVETIDGYKGVQIQVTNYDPSAKSKFYRYEYEETYKIVSPAWSPNRLIVDPNSPNKEEPNFLMIPRQGETRVCYTTKKSDDLILLSTVGQSEDRINLPIRFIDISNPILNERYSIIVRQYVQSLESYTYYTTQKKLSTSKSLLSQVQPGFNYGNLQSDDNPDEKIIGYFEVSSVSSKRIFFNFRDLFKDDQYPPFYTNCTPTELANCWDAKGCAGATILALIKSPAPEKVFYGQRDNMGIIIFFPPGCTDCTKISSNIKPLFWID from the coding sequence ATGAGATTTCAAACACTATATACTAAACATTTATATCAGAAAATATTTCTTCTATTTTTCTGCATCACGATAAGCAGTTGTACAGAACAATATATTTTTCAATCCAATACTTTCGAAGACATTCTTGTAGTTCAAGCCCGAATTACAAACGAACTTAAAAAGCAGGAAATAAAAATTTCTAGATCATTTCGTTTGGGAGAAACTACTCCCACAATGGAGGCGGGCGCAAATGTTTATATTAGTGAAGATGGAAATAAAACCTACGAATTTGAATTTGAAGAATATTCAGGACTGTATGTTTCAAAAGAACCTTTTCAGGCACTTCCCGAAAAATCATATCAATTACATATTACTACAAAAGACGGAAAATCCTATTCGTCTGCAACACAAACTCTAACCGCGATTAGCGATGTTCAAGTAGAACCAAAGGTAGAAACTATCGATGGCTATAAAGGAGTTCAAATTCAGGTAACCAATTATGACCCAAGTGCGAAATCAAAATTCTACCGATACGAATACGAAGAAACATACAAAATTGTATCTCCCGCTTGGAGTCCAAACAGACTTATCGTAGATCCGAACAGCCCAAATAAAGAAGAGCCCAATTTTTTAATGATTCCTCGACAGGGCGAAACCAGGGTATGTTATACCACAAAAAAGTCTGACGATTTAATCTTGCTTAGCACAGTTGGCCAAAGTGAAGACCGAATTAATCTTCCAATACGTTTCATCGACATTTCAAATCCTATCCTTAATGAGCGTTATAGTATTATTGTGCGCCAGTATGTTCAAAGTTTAGAATCATATACGTACTATACGACTCAAAAAAAACTTTCAACTTCAAAAAGTCTTTTATCCCAGGTTCAGCCCGGATTTAATTATGGCAATTTACAATCAGATGATAATCCTGACGAAAAAATAATCGGCTATTTTGAAGTGTCATCTGTTTCGTCAAAAAGAATCTTTTTTAATTTCAGAGATTTGTTTAAAGATGACCAATATCCACCATTTTACACAAATTGCACCCCGACAGAATTAGCAAACTGCTGGGATGCGAAGGGATGTGCAGGCGCAACAATACTTGCCTTAATTAAATCGCCTGCTCCTGAAAAAGTATTTTATGGACAACGAGACAACATGGGAATCATCATATTTTTCCCTCCTGGCTGTACAGACTGCACAAAAATTTCATCTAACATTAAACCTTTATTTTGGATAGATTAA
- a CDS encoding TonB-dependent receptor domain-containing protein yields the protein MKKTILTIFLFAFCTILFGQEKSNKFSIEFQNADLKTALESIEKTTNYKFFFDENWLKSETVLINKTYNNISIEDLLRDLFEKTTLNYFISNNVIILTKSSTIHASLPDGYFDKTTPQTDKPSAKPIFHQQYDSITQNQNVSGIVYIGKEKKGAELKSYTLSGAVKNGKTKNILSNATIRVRGKNSSTVTDNDGNYKIVVPYGLNYIDVELVNHKKTTETVMVYDDGKLDIFLDESFNELDEVVVKTSAKKNVKDVIAGVSTIDVEKIKNVPLVLGERDIFRVATTLPGIKTTGEGSAGFNVRGGKDDQNLILLDNAVLYNTSHFLGFFSAVNPYTTSKVDIYKGSIPARFGGRLSSVFDIASKNGNPEKFSGEGGIGSVTSNLTIGTPIIKNKASILVGFRTTYSDWILKKLDNEDLKNSQAAFFDGIIKYNHKINPKNNIESTLYYSKDRFSISSDSVYKYSNALVSLKWNHAFSDKTKTDFIFTNSNYKFNIDFDNGTPDSFNYGYKLNDTQFIANFNYSLNSKHAFNYGISSKLYNVDPGYLNPKSSESTIIPVQIESEKALESAIYVSDNYNLSEKILVSLGLRYSTYSALGESTQRVYQPDAPVNDNTVIGTNYYKKNEIIKTYGGFEPRIAMRYLFNDDFSVKASFDKTYQYIHLLTNNTTQSPTDAWKLSDLNISPQEARQYSLGFYKNLKDDELELSVEGYFKKSKNLLDYKVGSDLMLNENTETQLLQGEGKAYGIEFLVKKNIGKLNGWLGYTYARTFIRVDTQFIDEKVNNGHYFPTNFDKPHEVSAVLNYKFTKRYSLSSNFVYQSGRPITFPIGSYVYNDMQYTIYSDRNKYRIPDYYRWDIGFNIEGNHKIKKLSHSFWNISIYNVLGRNNPYSIFFVTTDGQIKAYKTSIFSVPIPTITYNIKF from the coding sequence ATGAAAAAAACTATACTCACTATCTTTTTATTCGCTTTTTGCACAATATTATTCGGTCAGGAAAAAAGCAATAAATTTTCAATTGAATTCCAGAATGCTGATTTAAAAACAGCTCTAGAAAGCATTGAAAAAACCACAAATTATAAATTTTTTTTTGATGAAAACTGGCTTAAAAGCGAAACTGTTTTAATCAATAAAACGTATAACAACATTTCTATTGAAGACTTACTGCGTGATCTTTTTGAAAAAACGACTTTAAATTATTTCATAAGCAATAATGTCATAATTTTAACCAAAAGCAGTACAATTCACGCGTCACTTCCCGACGGTTACTTTGACAAAACTACACCGCAAACCGATAAACCCTCGGCAAAACCTATATTTCATCAACAATACGACTCTATAACACAAAATCAAAACGTTTCGGGAATCGTATATATTGGAAAAGAAAAAAAAGGAGCAGAATTAAAATCATATACCCTTTCTGGCGCTGTAAAAAATGGAAAAACAAAAAACATTCTTTCTAATGCAACTATAAGAGTACGCGGAAAAAACAGCAGTACCGTCACGGATAATGATGGAAATTACAAAATTGTTGTTCCGTACGGACTTAATTATATTGATGTAGAATTAGTCAATCACAAAAAAACTACCGAAACCGTAATGGTTTACGATGATGGAAAACTTGATATATTCCTTGACGAAAGCTTTAACGAATTAGACGAAGTAGTTGTTAAAACAAGCGCGAAAAAAAATGTAAAAGATGTGATAGCGGGAGTTTCAACAATTGATGTCGAAAAAATAAAAAACGTTCCGCTAGTGCTGGGCGAAAGAGATATTTTTAGAGTCGCAACTACTTTACCGGGAATCAAAACAACCGGAGAAGGCTCGGCAGGATTTAATGTAAGAGGAGGAAAAGACGACCAAAATCTAATTCTTTTAGACAATGCTGTTCTGTATAACACTTCACACTTTTTAGGTTTTTTCTCGGCTGTAAATCCTTATACAACAAGCAAAGTTGACATTTATAAAGGAAGTATTCCGGCAAGATTTGGAGGCAGATTATCTTCTGTTTTTGACATTGCTTCTAAAAATGGTAATCCAGAAAAATTCTCAGGCGAAGGCGGCATCGGATCAGTTACAAGCAACCTTACTATTGGAACTCCAATTATAAAAAATAAAGCGAGTATATTAGTTGGATTCAGAACTACGTATTCAGATTGGATTTTAAAGAAACTAGACAACGAAGATTTAAAAAATAGTCAAGCTGCTTTTTTTGATGGCATCATAAAATACAACCACAAAATAAATCCGAAAAACAACATTGAATCAACATTATATTACAGCAAAGACCGTTTTAGCATTTCTTCTGATTCTGTTTATAAATATAGCAATGCATTGGTTTCTTTAAAATGGAATCATGCCTTTAGTGATAAAACAAAAACCGATTTCATATTTACAAATAGTAATTACAAGTTTAATATTGACTTTGACAACGGAACTCCCGATTCATTTAATTATGGATACAAACTAAATGATACTCAATTTATAGCCAATTTCAATTATTCGCTGAATTCTAAGCACGCTTTTAATTACGGTATTTCAAGCAAACTATATAATGTTGACCCCGGTTATCTCAACCCGAAAAGCTCTGAATCGACCATTATTCCTGTTCAAATTGAAAGTGAAAAAGCATTAGAATCTGCGATTTATGTTTCGGATAATTACAATTTGAGTGAAAAAATCCTAGTGAGTCTCGGACTTCGTTATTCAACATATTCGGCATTGGGCGAATCGACACAACGCGTTTATCAGCCAGATGCTCCAGTGAACGACAATACCGTAATTGGCACAAATTATTATAAAAAAAATGAAATCATCAAAACCTATGGCGGATTTGAACCACGAATTGCCATGCGCTATTTGTTCAATGACGATTTCTCTGTAAAAGCAAGCTTTGACAAAACATATCAGTACATCCATTTACTGACAAACAACACAACGCAATCTCCTACAGATGCATGGAAATTGTCTGATTTGAATATTTCGCCACAAGAAGCTAGACAATATTCTTTAGGGTTTTACAAAAACCTTAAAGATGACGAATTAGAATTAAGTGTTGAAGGATACTTTAAAAAATCAAAGAATCTTTTGGATTATAAAGTAGGTTCTGATTTAATGCTGAATGAAAACACCGAAACCCAGCTTTTGCAAGGTGAAGGAAAAGCATATGGAATTGAATTTTTAGTGAAAAAAAATATTGGAAAACTTAATGGTTGGCTTGGATATACTTACGCACGAACTTTTATAAGAGTAGACACTCAGTTTATTGATGAAAAAGTAAATAATGGCCATTATTTCCCAACAAATTTTGACAAACCGCATGAAGTAAGCGCCGTTCTAAACTATAAATTCACTAAGAGATATAGCCTTTCTAGCAATTTTGTTTATCAGTCTGGAAGACCTATTACCTTCCCTATTGGATCTTATGTTTATAATGATATGCAGTACACAATTTACAGCGATCGTAATAAATACAGAATACCAGATTATTACCGATGGGATATTGGTTTTAATATCGAAGGAAATCATAAAATCAAAAAACTAAGCCATAGTTTCTGGAATATCTCGATTTACAATGTTTTAGGACGAAACAATCCTTATTCGATCTTTTTCGTAACTACAGACGGACAAATTAAAGCCTACAAAACTTCAATATTCTCCGTGCCGATTCCAACTATAACTTATAATATCAAATTTTAA